The genome window CATGCTCCATTTAAACctaatatatttcaatatttcttCCATGTTATCATGGGAAAAAAACATTTACAAACTTGTAATCCTAGTACATatgttagcaaaaaaaaaaaaaagctatcgtGAGCATCTTATGCCTGAATGGGGAGCGGGTTTTAGGGATTGCAAAATGTTCTGTCTTCAGGATGTGCTGTAACCCATTCCTCTGGTGTTGGACGTGTAAGGTGGTTTCCAAACAGCTCGGCCACAAACTTGACTTCTGCTTCAGTGCCCTCCCTTCATGTTAGCTCATGACTGTGGGCATTTTTGCAGTCCCCTACCCCAACTCCAACAGCTGAGGCTTAGCCCAGGTTTCTTAGGGCCCCTTCCCTGATTTCTCCCCAGCACCCCAGGATGCCCACCTGTCCTGAGACTGTGGACCCCACATGGCCAGCTGTGAGCCTGTTGTTGAAGCCCAAGGCTGTGCCGAGATCACACTCCTAGCCTCAGCCTGCTTCCCGAAGCCCTCTGGGGAAGGCAAGGCCCTTCAGGCCTCTGTCCCATTGGGAGCTGCTGTGGCAGATCACAGCCCCTCTCAGGGCTCCCTGCTTCTCTGAAAAGCTTCATTTAGGACCCAGCTTCAGAAAAGCCTGGGCTCCACAGAGCCTGTGGAACGTGGTGCCCTGAGGCCTTGTTCTTGGTGAGGGAGCCTGGTGCCGGGTGCAGAAGCCCGCCCCCGCTGGTGGCCTGCGGAAGTGCTGAGTCATGCTGACGGCACAGGCTCCTGCTCCCCCTGCTTGTCCTGGGAGGAGACCTGGAGGTCGGCACTGCACTGCTGAGCCAGTGGTGGCCGTGAGGGCCTTTCCTGCAGTTTGAGCCCGACTGGCCACAGAACTGGACACTGTGCAGGGAAAACGTCAGGTCCCCAAGTCGTGCCACAGCTTGCCCTGTGTGTTCCTACACAGTGGGCATCAGATGGGCCAGCCACACCTCAGCTGcttccctggggcctggcccGCCAACTCCTCACTGTGCTGACCCTGCTTCCTTAGCTGTGGGCTTTGAAAGGAGTGAGGACTGAGCTTACTTTGAGGAGGGGGTTGCACACATCACTTCACAGGGCCCATCCAGGACCAACCCTGCAGGGACCCCTGACCTGGCCTGTGAAGGTGGTCgtgtttgctttttgcttttattttctttcttttctttataagtatataaatatatattttttacttgaaggtcagttacacagaaagaggtccttgatctgctagttcactccccaaatggcctcattggccagggctgttgcaggcctaagccaggagcttcttctgggtctcccacatgggtgcagggacctaaggacttggaccatcttccgctgctttctcaggtgcatcagcagggagctggatcagaaagcggagcagctgagacttgaaccagacagaccctatatgggatgctggcattgttgccagtgggttaacctgctacaACACGATGCCGGTTActgctgcttctattttttttttcctaaaattaatcttttttttctgaaagagggacagagagagatcttccatctgctattcactcccccagatgcctgcagcatccacttctgggccaggctaaagcccagagcagccaggagctccaagtgggtctctcccacatgggtggcagggacccagcctcttgagccatcacctgctgcttcctagggtgcgcattagcaggaagctggatgtgggaccagagccagaacaggaacccaggcactccaggaggACGGAGGTGTCCCGAGTGGCGTCTTAAGCAGTAGGCCCCATAACTCTGCGCGCCTGTTGCCGCCACCCTTTTACCAGCCCCATAGAGTGCTGCGTGGTCTGCACATCCACACGTGGCTGTGCCCGGAGAGCAGGCTCCTCGGGCAGGCGGTCTGGGAGCCTGGCAGGCCCGAAGCAGGGGAGCAGCCTCCAACCCACCCTCTGTCTGCAGCTACCGAGTCTATTGCCTGCTGGGAGACGGAGAGCTGTCTGAAGGCTCCGTGTGGGAGGCCATGGCCTTTGCCAGCTTCTACAAGCTGGACAACCTCGTCGCCATTCTTGATGTCAACCGCCTGGGCCAGAGCGACCCTGCCCCTCTGCAGCACCAGTTGGACGTCTACCAGAAGCGCTGCGAGGCCTTTGGGTATGTACGCGGCACCGAGAATCCCTGGGGATGCTTTCAGCtgccggagccaggagcgtcaGCCCAGGTCAGGGTCTCCATTCTGACTCTGGGCGTTTGGATTCAGTGGCGTAGGCCCCTGCTGTGGGTGTGAGAACTGAGACCCTGTTTTAAGCAGGTTTCTTACTGAGCATGATCGTGGGCCTGACAGTCCCTATCTTACTTTGTGGCCTCGCTTTGTTCTTGGCTAGGGAGGGAGCAGTGTCCAGGGTGTGAACAGGGCTCACCCAGCAAGCCTCACCTGCAGCCAGGAAGAGCATTGACTGTCAcgtcctgggccagccccagccaggctgcGAGGGGACACAGGCTCCTTCCCCTCAGCGAAATGAGAGACAGGCTCTCCAGATTGCTCCCTGGGGCCCTGAGTGATCATGAGTTCGTAGTCAAGTGCTGCCCAGAGCAAGGTCCATCTGGATGGGTGGGTGTCAGCCAGAGCAGCCCCCGCCTCCACACCCCCAGGCCGCAGGCTCATCAGCATTGGCCTGGCAGACTGGAGTGGGGCACTGTGGCAAGGAGGTGAGCAGGACTGGGGCTGCACGGGGCTTTGACGGCCTCCGCAGCTGCCCTTGTAGTTGAGGTCACGCCCAGGACTGCAGACCAAGTGATGGGAATAGCACGGTTGCCAGACAGGAATGCGGCACACGTGGGCCTGTTCTCCAGTGGCTTAGTAGCATAGCAGGGAGAGGTGCAAGGGGAAATAGTCTATCACCGGGTGATGAGCATGAGCTCCAGGGTGCCTCAGggggctccccccagccccccgggtcagcaggaccccccccccccaggtgggGCCTTGTCCGTAACCTTGTATGGGCTCTGAGGCCAGATGCctgaagtcctgcctctgctgttgACTTGCTTTGTGACCTCGCCAAGTTACTGTGCCTTCAGTGCCTCAGTTTACCTGTCTTTGCAATAAGGGCAAGagcagtgcctgcccctggggtCATGAAGCTTAGCTGGGTTAATGAGCCTGCTCGTAAACAGGTCTGCACAGAGCCGGCCAGCCTTCGCTGCGTGTTAGctgctgcttttgtttttattagtaAGCCAGAAAGAGTTCCCCAAAAGGACtgcttttaaaagagaaaaggtaTCTTTCCCCCAGCCTTTCTGGAGTGAGCGAATGTGTCCTCCCAAGTGAAAACGGAGCCCCCAAATCCCCCACCGTCTAACGGCAGACGGATTCCAAAGCCAGCCCGCTGCCCCGAGACGGCCTTCAGTAGGAAATGAGCAGATCAGGCATGAAAGACAGTAACTGAGCCGGGCTTTGACTCGCTTAGGAAAGAGCAGGAAAATCTGCTCGCAGGCAaacagaaggaaaggaaataacGTGGAAAAAACCCAAATTGAAAACAGGAAAGTTCTGGGCCGTGGGGAGAGCACGCGCATACTCTGGCACCTGCCGGCCCCTCACTGTCTGTCCGCTCTGCCCCCAGCTGGCACACCATCATCGTGGATGGACACAGCGTGGAGGAGCTGTGCAAGGCCTTCGGCCAGGCTAAGCACCAGCCCACAGCCATCATCGCCAAGACCTTCAAAGGCCGCGGAATTACAGGTCCGGGTGCAAGAGCCTCCCATCCCCAGGACGGGCCCCGTGGCTGGCTGTGGCTGGCTGTGGCTGGCTGTGGCTGGCTGTGGCGACAGAGGCGGGCGGTGgtcggcgggggtgggggggtgggggggggtgctgcATAGATCCAGGACTTCTGTGTCTGGTCGCTCACTGCACTCACCAGACTCCAGGAAACAAGATCTGTTTTCCGAGGGCCTCTGGTGCGCGTGGCTGAGTCAGGAtatgctgggaggaggagggggacgtTGGGACATCCCCAGCCCTGTGCACCCGGCTTGGCTGGCCCTTCCCAGAGCATCccggccagctccagctgctgccctgAGCAGAAGGGCCGAGGCTCTTCCCAGGGAGCAGGGTCCCCTCAAGCCCTGTTCTGGGTCTCAGCTCCCCCTCCTGATGGGGGAAGATCTCCCAGTCCAGGTGACAGATGGGGAATGTGACAGGGATGTTCCTGTCCCTCCCACCACCCTGGGCTCCTGGAGGACCAGGCAGCAGTCAGTGAGTGGGAGGCATGCAGGAGCCCTGTTGGCCTTGGCCCTTGACCTTCGGTAGTGGTGATAACAtcatccctttctctcccccgGGAGGCCTCCTGCTGTAGCTTCCTGGCCCTCTGGTATTCTCACCTGCTCTTTGCCTTCCTCTGTTGCTCCTGCAGGGATAGAAGATAAGGAGTCCTGGCATGGGAAACCCCTCCCCAAAAACATGGCCGATCAGGTCATCCAGGAAATCTACAGCCAGATCCAGAGCAAAAAGAAGATCCTGGCGACCCCCCCGCAGGAGGATGCCCCCTCGGTGGACATCAGCAACATCCGCATGCCCACCCCGCCCAGCTACAAAGTCGGGGACAAGGTACAAACTGGGGGCTTGCTTGCACCCTGCATTGTCCCTGGCGCTCCGTGGGGATAGGAGGAGTGGGGTCAACTTATGAGAGGTAGGGACCCCAAGGTGTTGCTCCCATCTGGTCCATCTCAGAAGACCAGGGACTTGCCCACGGTCACACAGGCCTGTGTCACAGGGGTTGTTGGGGACATTGTTTGCAGCTCACGTGGCTCACAGCTGGTCTGGGGGCAGGAGCGTCAGGGACTCCCCAAGACTGACTGTAGTTGTTTGGCTACCTTACGGGAGCTGAAACTCTTGGGCTTTTTCTGCCCCTACTTCtatcctcctgctcctccccccaaAAAGCTGTGGCccccagaggcaggcagggctctgggcCACCGCATGCACATGTCCTCGGTGGCCCCCAGAgccttccactgtcttccccacAGATAGCCACCCGCAAGGCCTATGGGCAGGCCCTGGCCAAACTGGGCCACGCCAGTGACCGCATCATCGCCCTGGATGGGGACACCAAGAATTCCACCTTCTCGGATCTCTTCAAAAAGGAGCACCCAGACCGCTTCATCGAGTGCTACATTGCCGAGCAGAACATGGTGGGTGCTGGTCCGGCCACAGCTGCAGGGCTGAGAGCCAAGTGGCAGGGACAGGACTAAAGCCCTCCTGACCCACTGGGCAGCCATGTTTGCGGTGCCAGGTGGCAACTGTGGGTCAGTCCAGGGAAACCCCAAGAACACTGGGATCCAGCATTGACCCTTAACCTTAAGTAGCTGCAGTCTAGGGGCTTATGTGTACCCAATGAGTGTGCAAGAGGGGGAGCTGAGTGGGGCTGCCTGTGCACACAGGAAGAGCTGCGTGTCAGCCTGCTGGGGTGCAGATGAGCTCTCTGAAGTCCAGGGCCTTCCAGAGGGAGGGCGGCACCATCGGGAGGCTGAACCTTGAGGGGTGTAGCAGCCAAGGTCTGCCGAGCCCTGCAGAGTATAGAGATGAAGAGACCCTGGACCATGACACGTGCACGGCTGGGGACACAGCCCCTGTTGGAGGCTGAGACTGAAGCAGGAGCAATGCTATGTCCTCACGTCTAAGATAGGCCCTCCCTATGGGCCTAGGtgcccagcagggctggcagcccTTGCCTCTGGAAGCCAGTAACGTAGCCCGGGTTCCCTCCAGCTGAATCTAAGGTTGCCTGTATGGCTTCCTgagccgcctgtggtgccagcatcccatatgggcaccagaccagttctagtcccagttgctcctctcctcttccagtccagctctctgctgtggcccagcagggcagtggaggatggcccaagtgcttgggcccctgcacctgcatgggagactaggaaggagcacctggctcctggcttcggtgcagctccatccattgcagccatttggggagtgatccaccggaaggaagacctttctctctgtctctctctctctgtaattctacctgtcaaataaataaaaatctaaaaaaaaaaagattctaaatgaaaataattttaagagaatttttttctttaacttaagAAGTAGACTAGGTTcctatcttctgattcactccccaaatgcctgcaacagccatgactgggccaggcccaagttcatccaggtctcccgtgtaggccacagggattcaagtactagaccatcatctgctgtctcccaggcacgttagcaggaaggcAGATCTGAAGTGTAGGCAGGACTTCatcccatgcactctgatatggggagtgggtttcccaggtggtagcttaaccagctgcaccacaatgtctgccccttccccaagtacttttttttttttttttaagatttatttattcgggccagtgctatagcatagcaggtaaagtcacagcctgcagtgccagcatcccatatgggttccagttcgagtcccggctgctccatttccaatcctgctgactgctgtggcctgggagggcagtggaggatggcctaagtccttggacccttgcacccatgtgggagacttggaagaagctcctggcttcagatcagcacagctttggccattgtggccatctagggggtgaaccctctctttctctgcctccccttctctgtgtaactcagaataattaatattttaaaaaattatctatttgaaaggtagagtcacagaggcggggagagacagagatcttctatcctctcgttgactccccaaatggccacaacgatcGGAGCTGGGATGGTCCAAAGTCAAGATCTTCTTTCGGGTCTCcggtatctcccacatgggtgcaggggcccaagcacttgcatcttccacagctttcccaggctttttagaagggagctgaatcagaagtggagcagccaggatttgaaccagcacccatatgggacactggcactgtagtatctgttatgccacagcaccagctcccttcTGTCTCGTttgtcttttaagattcattcatttgttcagttaaaaggcagagagagggagggaggaagggagggagggagagagagacagagatcttccacccactggttcacccccccccccaaatggccacaatggctgtctggaccaggtagaagccaggagcctggagctccatccatgtctcccacatgagtgtagggacccagggacttgggccatcctccatggctttcccaggcgcattagcaggaagctggatcagaagcagagcagccaggactcgaacccagcatCCCAGTAGCCACAGTTTAACCTGCTCGCGCTGCAACACCAGCtgagcctgccccccaccccgcccccaggtgAGCGTCGCTGTGGGCTGTGCCACGCGCAACAGGACGGTACCCTTCTGTAGCTCTTTCGCCGCCTTCTTCACACGGGCCTTTGACCAGATCCGCATGGCGGCCATCTCCGAGAGCAACATCAACGTGTGCGGCTCCCACTGCGGAGTGTCCATCGGTGAGTCCAGCCAGGATGCCCGTACCTGGAGCCTCCTGAACCTCTTGGAGCAGGTCAAGGAGTGGGGGCGGGGATGCCCGGTCATGGATGGGGATCTTACTCAGCGTTTTCTTTCCCACACCACAGGGGAAGATGGGCCCTCTCAGATGGCCCTAGAAGACTTGGCCATGTTCCGCTCCATCCCCATGTCAACTGTCTTTTACCCGAGTGACGCAGTCGCtacagagaaggcagtggaattAGCAGCCAATACAAAGGTGGGTACCACAGCTAGCTCTTTCCTGGAGGGGCACAGAGCTGTTTCCTGGCCTTGCCCCGGGTGTCTGTGTAGTTTGTGGAAGTTGGACAAGGAGAAATGAAACACACAGCGCCCTTGCTGCATCATGGCAGACATTACCAGTCGATGACTGCACTCTTTTCCCCCTGAGAGTCCTGGCCACCTCTCCCTGTCTGGTGGTTCACACCTGTTTGCCccgacttgaactggtgtccgtGAGCCAAGCCCTGCAGTCCATGTCCAGAGCCCTGCTCATGGGTGGTTCCCGTTCCCCTGCCTGGAGCAGGGGGGCCTGCCCGGGGGATGCACTGTGGAGGAGCCTCACCGGGTGGGCCATCTCCCTGGTGGAAAGTTGTTTGGGGTCTGTGGCCGGCAGCATCCGTGGGCAGCTCTTGGGAGGAGTGAGGTGCaggctgcagtagccaggctgCAGGGACTGACGGAGGCCCTGGGCAATGACAGGCTGGATGGATTTGCAGCAGGAGAGGCCGAGCTCTCCGGAAGAGATGGTGCCCCGGGAGCAGGGTGCTGTGTTCTCCCATGTTCTCAGCTTCTCTGTTCCCGTCCCAGGGCATCTGCTTCATCCGGACCAGCCGCCCGGAAAACGCCATCATCTACAACAACAGTGAGGATTTCCAGGTTGGACAAGGCAAGGTCAGTGCCGCTCCTGCCCCAGCGAGCCCACCTTCCAGAGCCaaaccctccctgccccaccctgcacaGCCTGCAGTTTCTGATCCTCGCCGGTCCCCCGCTGTCTCCCCTAGGTGGTCCTGAAGAGCAAGGATGACCAGGTGACCGTGGTCGGGGCTGGGGTGACCCTGCACGAGGCCTTGGCTGCCGCCGAGCTGCTAAAGAAAGGTGAGGAGAAGGGAGCTGCCCAGCCGTGGGCTGAGGGCTGCCTGCGCGCTGGGTCCTGGGGCgagaggatctgtgcagtttaACAGTGGCAACACTCACACCAGCCACCTCCAGAGCGCTTAGCCTGTGCCTAGCCTGAAGCTGGGTCCTTGGGCTGCAGGGGCCATGATCCCTGCCCTAAGACCCCCAGGTTGAGATGGCCCGGCATGGTGGTCAGGTCAGAGGCAGCTGGGATCACAGCTGGTTATTCCCTAATACCGTGCCTCAGTTTACCCACCTGTAAACAGTCAACCCTCTGTATCCTTGGGCGAATGGTCTCCAGATCCCCGTACAGATGCCCAAATCCAGCTCTGCTCGAGTCCCTTCTGTAAAATGGCTCTGCATTTCTGGACAGTCCCCAGCCGCAGAGCTGGCCAAGACTGCCTGGGCAAGGGAGCACCAGCCCCTCGGGTCAGGGAAggctcctggaggaggcaggtgggtgCCAAGGGCTGGAGGACAGCGGCCGGCCCATCTGGCGTTAGCACAAGCTCCACGGTGGGCAGAGCTGGCTCTCCCCAGGACAGGGATGGGCTGGAGCTCTCAGAACACCCCCACCAGGCCCCACCAAGGGCAGACCCAGGCACCCAGTGCTCCCctgagccccacccctgcccctcctcccctacAGAGAGGATCAGCATCCGCGTGGTGGACCCCTTCACCATCAAGCCCCTGGACAGGAAGCTCATCCTGGACAGTGCCCGTGCCACCAAGGGCAGAATCCTCACCGTGGAGGACCACTATTATGAAGGTAggtggcccggggtggggggtgggggggcggggataGGGGTAGGGGCCAGGAAGGCCAAGGGCTGGGCACACTCAGACCTCCTGTGTCtgctgagcccctgctgcccaggaAGCCCACAAGGATTCCAACCTCGGTGGGTAGAAAGAAGGCAGATTATGTCCTGAAGTAGTGGAAGGGTGTGGCTGTGGTGCAGAGTGCAACAGGGAAAGTAGTGCTGAGTCTCTGGCTTTCACCACGCAGCCTCTGCACCTGTACCTCCTGCAAGGAGGCCCCGGGGAGATGAGGCATAGACTCAGGTCAGGTGCACGTTTGTTGATGATGGCTGCCCAGGGGGTGGTGTTTTTAAATATCATCAGTGCTGTGATTGATGAGTGATGTCTGCCCTGGCTACAGTAGAGAAAAGTGGTGCATTTTCAACCTGTGCCCCTGTGGCCAAGGAAGTAAACGCAAGACTGACGGGCTGGGGCCCAGCCTCTGCTCGCCCTGAGACCTCGTTCATCTGACCAGTCTCCTTTCCTCTGCCCAGGTGGCATAGGGGAGGCGGTGTCCACTGCAGTAGTAGGCGAGCCTGGTGTCACTGTCGCCCGCCTGGCTGTGGGCCAGGTGCCAAGAAGCGGGAAGCCGGCCGAGCTGCTGAGGATGTTCGGCATCGACAAGGACGCCATCGCGCAAGCTGTGAGGGGCCTGGTGGCCAAGGCCTAGGGGAGGCCCGGTGCAGGGCGGGGTCCCGCACAGGCCTGAGGGCTCGGCAACGTGTGAACCGAGTGGGAATATATGTTTTGAGAAAAATGAATCGGCCCTGAGGTGTTTTGTGGGACGTGCACGCTGCGGTGCTGGCAGGGCCAGGACCTGGTGTCCACCGCCCTTTGGAGTCCTCGGCCCTGGCCCAGCGTCTTCCCCAACGGCCAGAGTCCCTCCAGGTAACACGGCCCTGCCCGTGCCTTCTAGTGAGGCTCACACATCCCTGCCCGCGTCCGGTCAGCCAGGCCCCGAGGGAGGCTGGGAGTTGCCTCACGGCCTGGCACTCGTCCAGGCCTCCTCAGGGCATCCTGCCCTCCCCCGGGTCCCCACAGGTCTCCTGGCATCAGGAGGTGCCTTTGTTCACTGTCCCCCAACCTCCGTTTCCCACGCCCTGTGAACCCGTCCATCACCTTGGCGGCCCTCCTCCTGCCTtttgtgccagagctgcaggggccAGCTCCACCAGTAGAGGTCCTCGCTCCCTGGCGTGCACCACTGTCCCCTGCCCCAGAAGCTGCTGGTATCACACTTGGAGAGCAGAGCCATGCTGGCCCATGCACCAgctcagctgcttcccaggcaggaTCCCTTGCTCGGGTGACCATAGCCTGTTTGTCCCCTGCTGCTTGTAAGGCTATCTGCATAGAACCCTGTACTGGCCAAAGAAGTGGGTGCCGCCAGCAACTGGTAGGGTTCTCCAGAAACCCTTGGAGTCCTTGGGGAGGGTGAGACACATCTGTAGACCTGTGCACGTTTCCTCCCGGCCATCTGGACAGAATGAGCCCAACAGACCCAGCAAAGTGCAGCCCACTTAGCTTCTGCACCCAGTGGGCTTTGCCAGGCGCTGTGTGCCTGCATTTGACCCAACACGAATTCCAGAGGGAGCAGGCGGGTCTCAGGTGGCCTAGGCTGCTGGGGTCTGTTGTCCACCCTTAGCAAGGCGTCTctgcctgccagccctggctgaggcCCACGTGAACCCTGGCAGCCTTGGGAGGGTTGGGCTGCTGGGGCCATGTTAGCCTGGGACAcgtggggggctgggggtgttTCTTAGCCAGGTGTTCTGGGTCCTGACACGTCATTAAACTTTTTTGTGtaatccaaagtaaaaatagtAAATCCAGAGGCCTGCAAGCTGCAGCCctggggagtggagctgggttGACTGCCACCTTGTGGCTATCCCTGGTACTGCAATGCTAGCAGAGCTAGCAGCTCCAAATGGAGCTGAGGTGGGCCGTGGGGAGGGCCAGCAGCCAGTATGAGTGGGAGGTAAAGGTGGCACAGTTTAGTCTTCACCACCATAGGATTATCCCcacttttaaaacatgtatttatctggccggcgctgtggctcactaggctaatcctccgccttgcagcgccggcacaccaagttctagtcccggtcggggcgccggattctgtccccgttgcccctcttccaggccagctctctgctatggccaggagggcagtgtctctctctctcactgtcccctctgtcaaaaattaaaaaaacaaaaaacatgtatttatctaTATGaggaacagatcttccatccactggttcactccccaaatgcccaccacagccggggctaggccaggccgaaggcaggagtcagaactccatcgaggtctcccacatggctggtaggGAACCAAgaacctggagcctcttctgttgctttcccaggtgcattagcagggagctgggtcagagtggagcGCTGGGACTCAGACCACACTCTGATGCATGCGGGATGTGGTGtccaagcagcagcttcctgcgTGCCACCACACCTCCCCAACCCCCATTCTACACAAGAGGTGGCGCGGGCCAGGCCAGCGAGGAAGGGGACAGCTGGCACTGGAACCTGGTTCTCTGATGCCAGTGTTGGTAGCTTCTGCACCCCACTGGCCCTGGGGTCCCCCAAGAGAGGTATAGGGCAGAAGGATCTAGCCACATGGTGGCAGCAGCCTGGAGCACCTGTGGTCTCCAGAGCCTTCCTGCAGAGAAGTTTCTAGAAGCAGACAGGGGGACAAGAGCACTTGAGCCACAAGCCCAGGCCTGTAGGTTGGCCTTGGAGCCTGCTGTGCCTGTCTCTACTGGTCAGCTGTGGCCCCCTGCACTTGAGAAGCCATGGCTTATCCAAAGGGGAGGGGCGGAAGAGGCAGTTGCCCAGCCTGCCTGGCCCCTCTGAGGCCCCCACAGTTTataaagaagccaggagcctgggcaaGCAGGTGCTTGGCACTGGCAGGATAAGGGGGGAATAGCCTGACCCATGGCCTAGACCCAGTCCTAGAACATGAAGGACACAGGGAACGGGGGACTTCCAGGGTTGCAGGGGCACGATGAGCCCTTGGCACCTGTCTCCTTTATGCTGAGAAAATGAGCTTAGTGCAGAATGGGCTGGAGCAGTGGCCTGGCCTTCCCTCACTGGAGCCCAAGGAGCCTGTTACTTCTCCCTCTGCAGCTGGTCAGGGAGGACACGAAGGCAGGACAGCATGAGGCACCCTGGGTCC of Oryctolagus cuniculus chromosome 10, mOryCun1.1, whole genome shotgun sequence contains these proteins:
- the TKT gene encoding transketolase is translated as MEGYHKPDQQKLQALKDTANRLRISSIQATTAAGSGHPTSCCSAAEIMAVLFFHTMRYKAQDPRNPHNDRFILSKGHAAPILYAVWAEAGYLPEAELLNLRKISSDLDGHPVPKQAFTDVATGSLGQGLGAACGMAYTGKYFDKASYRVYCLLGDGELSEGSVWEAMAFASFYKLDNLVAILDVNRLGQSDPAPLQHQLDVYQKRCEAFGWHTIIVDGHSVEELCKAFGQAKHQPTAIIAKTFKGRGITGIEDKESWHGKPLPKNMADQVIQEIYSQIQSKKKILATPPQEDAPSVDISNIRMPTPPSYKVGDKIATRKAYGQALAKLGHASDRIIALDGDTKNSTFSDLFKKEHPDRFIECYIAEQNMVSVAVGCATRNRTVPFCSSFAAFFTRAFDQIRMAAISESNINVCGSHCGVSIGEDGPSQMALEDLAMFRSIPMSTVFYPSDAVATEKAVELAANTKGICFIRTSRPENAIIYNNSEDFQVGQGKVVLKSKDDQVTVVGAGVTLHEALAAAELLKKERISIRVVDPFTIKPLDRKLILDSARATKGRILTVEDHYYEGGIGEAVSTAVVGEPGVTVARLAVGQVPRSGKPAELLRMFGIDKDAIAQAVRGLVAKA